The segment cataagcatgCACCCTAAACCCACACGGGATGCATTACAATACACTCCAAACCCGTTTTTACTCtctagtaaagtcaacaccggagcagaagtaagcctatctttcaacatttGGAAGCTCTATTCACATTCCTCaaaccactcaaatttcttacacttttgggtcaaagtagtcaaggaaggtgcaatggatgcaaaccatccacaaacctcctttAATAACActctagacccaagaaactccttatgtCGGGTGGAGACAGtggtctaggacaatttttGACCACCTCCGCTTTATTGAGTctacctcaatcccttcactagagatgatattcCCAATATATGATACTGACCTCAACCAAAATGCACACTTACTATAGTTTGCAATTAATTTATGTTCCTGAAGTGTTTGCGATTCTACCGTTAAATGACCCACGTGAccactctcatttttcaaatacaccaagtttcgtcaatgaagacaatgacaaatcaATCTTGGTAACTTCAatacaccctattcattaggtccataaattaCACCGGAGCATTAGTAAGACTGAAAGTcattaccaagaactcataCTGGCCACACTAGTTCTGAAATGCCATCTTTGGTACATCCTAACCTCTCGCTCCTTAGAGTTGATCAAACCACactaatttttgaaaagtagctcGCTCCATGgaattgatcaaacaagtcataaatCAGAGGGaggggatacttattctttatagtgaccttGTTTAGTTaacgatagtcaatacacattctcaaaaGCACCAGAGTACCCCAAGGAGAGATACTAGGCCTTATTAAAACCTTGTCTAGTATATCTTTGAGTTGCACCTTCAACTCCCTCAATTTGTCCGAAGCCATCTAGTAAGGAGGGATTGAAATGGGATTCATTTCTGGTAGCAaatcgataccaaagtcaattttCCATTCGGGAGGATTACCGGGATtgtcattaggaaagacctcggGAAATTCTTCACTACGAGGActgactcaatgggaggaatttcgtAGTCTAAATCTTGAATGAAtacaatatggtatagacaACCTCTATAGATCATTTATCATGCTTTTAGACAAAAATAATACGACCTCAAGGAATAGAATTTCCTCCCTTCCACTCaacaacgggttcatttggaaagttaaacctCCCtactcttgtcctacaatcaatagaggcaaaacatgcatgcaacaaatccatacctaaaataatatcaaaatctaaaatatcTAGTTCTACTAGATCAAAATGAGAAACTCTATTGGACAACATTAATGGACAATTCCTATACACCATTTctgcaacaaccgactcacctAACATTGTAGACACTATATAAtattcatgcaaaatatcaggTAAAAGGTCAAACTTTTAATCTACAAGAGGTGTAACAAATGAGAAAGTAGAACCCAGATCAGGTAAATCATATACATCGATATACATACTTTCAATATAACATCACCacgtcgggagaagtctcttgctcacccctatagaagagagcatagaagcggttcttcttaggagcatcactaaaaccacttgcttgagcttgaacaCTCTTCTCTTGACCCTTAAAGTTTGGACAATCTTTTAACTTGTTACCACTCTTTTCACAAACAAAGCAATTCCCCATCCTACCAAGCATTCTCCAATATGATCATTTCAACAATGGGCACATGTAGGCTTCTCATTTGGGAGTTCCCACTCCTTCCTTTTTGGGCTCTTGGATTTGTCACTTTATCATCACGAGACTTAGGGAATTATGTTGGAACTTGATTATAGAACCTATTCTTGAATCTAGGCTTGTTTTTGAtatcaagcctattctttgcaGCATCACTATCAAATGATCTTGCCCTCTTAGCGTCTCTACTTTTTCTCTTAGACCTTGCTTCCTCAACCCTTCTATAATACACCATAAGCTGGGAAATGTTAATATTGTCATATAGCATGGACGAATGACACTCGACTTTGCAGTCCTCTAACATCCCCTTCACAAAGCGGCTCATTTGATCACTAGGATCATAAACAaaggaaggagcatatttggacaatttAATGAACTCCAAGGAGTATTCGTGAACACTTTTTTCTTCTTGgaaaaggttgatgaactccacatatttttcctccctcatctccctaggaaagaaccgatcTAGAAAAGCATTCTTACAGATCTCCCAAGGGAACGAACGATCCCTCAATGACAAATTATCCCTCCATTGTACAAACCATGCTTGGCCCatgtccttgagttgatagttGGCCAACTCGGCTTTCTCAATTATGGAGAACCCCTTAGATAAAAGTGTCTTAAAGACTTCATCGATGTATTCTTGGAAGTTTTCATCAACCTTAGGCCTGTAGAATGTAGTAGGGTTCATTCGAGTGAAGTCCCTTATACGGGAAGCCATTGTACTTACTTGTTGATGATGATGGGGTACTGACTCTTAGTTGGCTTGGGCCGTCATATCTTGGGCTTGAACAATGGCGGATTAAGAAAATTGGATAAGGGAAACCCTTATATCTCCATATGTCAAGGGTGGAGGATTGACCCGAGCTTGTTCCATATTATCATCTTCTTAAAGTAAAGGAACATGCTCACCTCGCGGAGGAGCCCCTACATTAGCAATTTCCTCTTCCATTCTTCGTGCCACATTTCTGCGAGTGTTTATTTttcctataagcacaacaatagTATAAGATTGAAAAGCATTCCATAAGTATAGTCTAACGTCACGATATAATATTTCTATgaaagagagtgattcctaagtatcacatagattcctattcataagtgtgtcacgcttcacaattataaataaaaccTACATTGATGTAGTAGAGAGATATATAACTCAACATTATTCAACcttgctctgatacaaagttagTCACATCCGGGTATAcccccctagacgtaacaagCATCGTTAttctctttgaggactaaggcTAGCCTCTTAATTTACATTATAACATTCATAAGTTGAATTTACGGAAAATTTTAAACTCTTATTACTTCTACTTGGTGGTTTGCATAGACATTACAGACATaaaatacaaacatatatatatatatatatatcgagtatacataggcCCTTCGTATAGGATGGTTATatagacttctacttttattgcacatatacatatatataagatagaaaataGTCGCAATAAAACGATTATAGTAATTCTggcatagccctacatcaatgtaaacaagccacatataggcttatacaaatcgtactcaaatgaaaatggaatgaacataagagtcttataATAACAAAGCATCTTCATATGAAAGATATCgacatcgcccttggaaagtgaggacctacccacttggattATAGATAATATCCAAGCCTTATTCAAGTCGTCTCCAATAAGCCTTAAAtaaccgaaacctaaaatgtttgcgAAAAAGGATGAAAATGGGGTTTGTAAgccacttgtactatgtatgagatcagatgcacatataatatcaaaacatgCCAAAAATAGACATTTTGTTTAAACCGTGCTATTTTATTGTAACAACCCGAAAACGACTATTCTAATAATACCTAAACATGCCTAGAATGCATTAGTTAGACTGGGTTCACTCGACTTGATGCACGTGAAACCAGACCCCTTGACATTAGCACCAGACAAGCTAACCAACTTGGTGAGTTGGTTGATCTAGGCAGGGTTGGTTCCAACTATGTTAGGTCCCCCTAACACTAGGGATCACCAGGGTGAGTCTTAACCAGACTTAGAGGGTTAGTCCTAGGTTTTATGAGTTCTAGGTGAAAAACGGTAAGTTCGGGGCTAAGGGTAGTATATTAAGTACCctagttttatatttaattaattaaataaggttTTTAATTAGTCAAAATTGGTCAAAGATCAGTGGTCAAACCCGAGTTTGACCGGATCTCCATACTCGGGTTCGAGCCGAGTTAGAGGCATTAAAGTGGGCGATTTGAGTGAATTAGAGTAGATATGttctgaaaagttttaattcatcaCGACTTGTCATATATGTTATGCAATGAACGATGTTAAACGTCTTTTAACATACCTCCATACCTACATGAGGTCAAGTACACTGTGTGAAAATTCGAAAATACAATTTCTTCTAGGATATACTCTAGGGTAATTAAAAGCTTGGTATTAAAGCATGAGGTTGTGAATAATCTATATGGTTCAAAGTCTCATAGAAACCACATCTAGTTGACTCTCATATTGGTTGTAGTCGCTACACATTCACGATAAAGAGGCTCtctcccttcttttctactcttGTGTAGTGTGATAGATATTTAAAGTTATAAGtgtcctttcttattttttctcttatgTTCATAGGAGATAAATACAAGGATGACACCGGCTAGGAAGATTGATGATGTGGTGATGACTTGGGGTGTTCCTCCCTAAGGTGACCAAGTGCCCTAACGTGGACAAGCTCCACAAGGTGTGCAAGTTCCTCAAGATGAGAAAGTCCCTATTGTGGGCCAAAGGAATGAGGTGCTGGTGGTTCCGTTGAAATTGACTAATAGGGAGATTAGACAGGCTCTCCTTACCATAGCCCGACAAATGATGCCTCAAGTGACTACAGATATTGGGCCTAGGTTGAATTCTCTTGAGAGTAGTATGAACTATATGTTGTAGGACTTTgagaggatgaatcctcctatattaCTTAGTTCTAAGGTGGGAGACGATCCCCATGAGTTTATTGATTATGTGTACAAGATTTTGAGTGCCATGGGGGTGACTACTAAGGTGAAGGCAAAGTTGACTTCATACGAATTGAGGGAAGTTGCTCAATTGTTGTAGAATGAATGGAAATATACTAGGTCGGATTAGTAAGGGCCCATAGAGTGGGAAGATTTTAAAGAGGCGTTCTTATAAAAGAACTTTTCCCGTGAGAGGAGGGAGGTGAAGTTtgaagagttcatcaaccttaagtaAGGTGACATTAGTGTTGAAGAGTATTCTTTGATGTTCACCATGTAATCTAGgtatgctccatccttggtgGATAAGCGAAGGGATGAGAAGAGTAGGCTTGTGACCGGCTTTTTCCGATCTTGTGAAAGAAGTATGTCATACCACCATGCACCATAATTACATGAAATTGTTTAGGTTTATGGTGTATGCTCAGTCCATTAAAGTGTCCAAACTAATAAGGAGCAGAAGGTATTTGAAAAGCGGATCCAATGCTAGAGGGATTTAACGCTCCTAAGGTTAAGCTTGAGGGTGGTGGTAGTTCTCAAATGGTTAAGCCTAGTTGTACTAAATTTGGAAAAACAAAGTATAGGATGTGTTTAGTAGGTACCCTTGGTTTCTTTGGTTGGGGTAAGGATTATTATAATATGAGGGATTGTCCAGCTATTGCGATTAGACAAAGGGAGGCCAAGAAATTTCCTCCTAGTGCTCCGGATGATGTTGCTCGAATGAGGAATCACTTTTACGTTCTAAAAGCTAAGTGAGAAAATTTGGGTGATGATAATGGTAATTTTTAGTTTTCTCTGTTTAGTTGTGATGGGTTCTGTCTAAGTGAGGGAGTATGATTAGTAGTTGGGTTGTAGAATgttgtcatttttattatattcaaacaTGAGAGTAAGATTTTGATAGTTTCACGTTGGTGATATCGCGACCATAAGTCAAGCTTCGAAAAGTAGCTAGCACCTTGTAGTTGATTAAAGagataatcaattaaatttagaggatacttgttctttatggtgatCTTATTaagttggcgataatcaatgcacattatAAGGGACCCATCATTGTTTTTCACAAACAATATAGGAGCAGcgcatggagaaatactaggttgaatgaaacccttgtctagtaaatctttatGTTAGAGCTTCAACTTTTAAATTCAGTCGGATCCATCGTATATGGAGGAATTTAAATGGGGCTCGTATACGGTAACAAGTCAATACTAAAGTTAATTTTCTATTAGGAGGAACTCATAGATGGTCGTTGAGAAAAATCTCTGGGAATTTCCTCGCTACAAGGACTGACTCAATAGAAGTAGTTTCAAATTCTAGGTCGTTAACTTTCACCACATGATATAGACAACCTTTTGTTATCATCTTACTAGCCTTCAAACAAGAAATAATTTGACCCCTTGGCATAGAATTTCTCCCCTTCGACTGTAAAATGGGTTCATTGGGGAATTGAAACTTCACTACCCTTGCTCTACAATCtatggaagaaaaaaatgatgaagCCAACCCATACCCaagatgatatcaaaatcaaaaatatcaAGTTCTACGAAATCAACAAGAGTGACTTTGTTGGGCAGCATTATAGGAAATTTCCTGTAGACTCTTTTTGCAACTATAGAGTAACCCATTGGGATACAAACAGAAAAGGATTCTATAAAAATATCGAGAAGTACATCAAATTTCCAAGCTAATAAagttataacaaaataaatagtaGCATTGGAATCAAATAGAGCATAAACATGAATAGCGAAGACTTGTAACAAACCCATGCAATGTCGGGAGAGCTTTCTTGTTCACCGCTAGCTTTTAGTGCATAGAAATGGTTCCTTTTTGGAGATTAAGAAATAGGACCACTTGATTGAGCTTTGCCATTCACCTTCCATTGAATTCACACATTAGGAAAATTTTTCACCATATGGCCACCTTTGCCAACACCATAACAACTATTAGTTCCAACAAGGCATTCACACACATGTTTCTTACCATACTTACAACAAGTTTGTCTTTCTCTTGGTGGATTAACATTTCTCCCTTTTTTGATTAGGATTAAACATCTATCATTGCTATTCTtgaagaaatttgaagaaaCTTTGTTCGAAACACTTTTCTCGAACTTAGGCTTGTCTGAAACATGAAGACTACTCTTAGAAGAACAACTTTTAAAGACTTTTCCTTCTTATCTTCCCTATTCCTCATCCCTAGACGAATCTCCTCAAcctgttgagcatgaaccatctAGATAGAAAGATTCATATTGTCATGCAGCATGGATGCACGacattcttcttcaagctctttGCACACGCCCTTTACATAAcggctcatttcatccctagcattggaaaccaaagaagaagcatatttgTACAACTTGATGAATTTTAAGAAGTATTCCTTGACAATCAtactccttgacgaaggtttaTGAACTCCTATACCTTAGATTCCTTTTGTTACCTTTGAAAGAATCTATTGAGAACGGCCTTTTTGAAGTTCTCCCAAGTCACTAGACAATCTCCCAAATCCCTACTATCTTTCCACTAATCGTACCATATCTGGTCCATGTCCTTGAGTTTATAGGCAGCATGTTTATCCTTCTCAATAGTACTCACCCCCATAGGAAACAAGATCTTCTAGGCCTCATCAAGGAAGTCTTGGGGGACTTCATCAACTTTTGACCTGAGGAAAATCAGAGGATTCATCTTCGTAAAATCTCTTAAATAGCTAGCCATAGTACGAGCATGTTGGTTATATCGAGGAACAACCTTTCTGTTATGTTGTTTCTTAATAGCCTGAGCTTGAGTGCTGATGTCTTGGGACATTTGGAAAAGGGATTCCCTGACCTCACCATCAATTATGGCCGGAGGATTTACAGGAACATGATCATTCCCAAGGCTTGCACTTGAAGAGGAACTTGATTACCTTGCAGAGTAGCTCCCGCACTCACAATCTCTTCTCCTACTCTTCTTGCGGTTGTCCTTCTTATGTTCATCTCCTATAACCACGAGAAAGGGATTAGATGTCAAAAGACAAATAATGTCATAATTCAATAGTCCAACATAGGATTACCAAGAAAATAGAAGttccctaattatcatatagcCTCTCATCCACAATTGTGGCGCACATAGCAACCATGAACAAGACACtaaataatgtggtttagttagACATCGATCCTAAGGATGTTTAACCTCATGATcttataccatgtttgtcacaccTAGAGAGCACACCCAGATGCGGCCGGCGTTGTCGTCCTGTGGGAGGAATTAGACAAGCCTTTAGTATTGGTCATAACATGTGAATAGTAAaaattgcagaaaatttaaaacttttatatactATGTGATgaatacttagacttcatacttaacattcataatagcatacaatattc is part of the Solanum lycopersicum chromosome 1, SLM_r2.1 genome and harbors:
- the LOC138342234 gene encoding uncharacterized protein — encoded protein: MASRIRDFTRMNPTTFYRPKVDENFQEYIDEVFKTLLSKGFSIIEKAELANYQLKDMGQAWFVQWRDNLSLRDRSFPWEICKNAFLDRFFPREMREEKYVEFINLFQEEKSVHEYSLEFIKLSKYAPSFVYDPSDQMSRFVKGMLEDCKVECHSSMLYDNINISQLMVYYRRVEEARSKRKSRDAKRARSFDSDAAKNRLDIKNKPRFKNRMGNCFVCEKSGNKLKDCPNFKGQEKSVQAQASGFSDAPKKNRFYALFYRGEQETSPDVVMLY